AACATTCAACTGgttgatgatttctttgtctACTTTCTCATGACGTCCATACGATCAGACACTATGActgatatcttcaacaatgcTCAATTTAAGTTGTTGTTGGCCTTGAATGAGCAGTATATGATACTGAACAAGGAGtatgaatttgaaaataaAGTGTTTCAATACCTTACCAGTGACTCAGTGCATACCAGGTTCACAGAGCTGCTACTCTTAAAATTCAACAGAGTTCAAGACAAATCCCTACAAGTTATGATGTGCAAGATCATATATCTAATTCTGACTGCAGAAGATGGATCAGTGGCGATGAACTTCTTttatttgaatgatttACACgtctttgttgatgttcTGCTAAGAGAACTTGAAAACATACCGGAAAATGAAGAGACTTTAAGAAACTACTTCCTCAGAATATTGATCCCTCTTCTCAAGAATACAGAACTATCTAAGACACATTACAGAAAGGATGATCTCATAAAAACACTGTCATATTTGTCCTCAGTAGAGAACTTCTGCGGCAGTGCCAAAGTTACGAAAGAACACGAGACGACCGCGAAACTGGCAAATAAACTTTTAACAAAAGTGGATTGGCTGGGATGCGTGCGTGCAGAAACTGACACATCTGGCTCCGATACAAGTAGAAAATCTAGCGTCAGCACCTTGGGTATTACTCCAACCACTACTCTCCAAAGTTATGTTGATAGAAAGCCCGGATTCTATAAGAGTCCAGAGCCTAGACATTCTGCAGAGTCTCTCGGGAAACGAAAATCAAGACCGCCCCCTCCTTTACCaccatcaagaaagattggACTTTGTAGGACTGTGTCCCACAGTGCCCCGGCATCTCCCGCTAAGTGACTTAACTTTGTCAACTGCATGTTGCATTACTCAAGAGATATTCATAAATCATATGCGTTTTACTTACAGCATGATAAACTTTGTACAGCTaaacaaaaattcattgataATTTTTGTATATATGCTACACGATATTATCATCACCGTCTGCATCTAGTCTACCATCATGGCGCCCGACCATGTTTTCCTCCTCCAGCAGAACGCCGTCGAGATATGTTTCCTGTTCGGCGGCAAGATATTCTTCCGTTAGGTCCTGCACAACTTGACGAGATTCCGCAAATTCGTCCCAGCCGTTTTGGAACATTTTGCCATCTCTAAAGGTGTTAAGAAATGCACCTTTGGagaaaatcttgtcaaaAGTCTTGCATGTCTTGGTGAAAAGAGACGTGATTGCCGAAGTGTTCGCCAGCATTAGGCCATTAATATGATTGTGATGCGTTTGAGCGGAAAGGTAAGGAGATCGTCTTCCCACGTTTACGTGCACTGATGAAAAGGACCAAGGCGCAAATTGTAAGCGCTGTTGAGCCTTTATTATTGCACGCAATACGTCGTTTTGTTCAACTGCTCCCACTAAGGAACATAGCACATTGTAGTACGTTGGGTTGTCAATTGTGTTTGAAACCAAAGAGCTTGATCCATCGATCAGGTCGAGCAGGACGTCATACGCAGTATTGTTCTTTGGTTCTTTCCCACCTGAAACGTAATCCGAAGTGAAAGGTGTGAAAGCTGGGACAAGGAAATGGAGCTCTGGAGTCGGCACTAGTGTGGAGAAAATGCTAGGCAGCGAATTATACATATAACTGGGAAACCTGATTGGATTCGTAATTGCCGACATCGTTGCAGATATTAGTTGATTGGTATGCAAATAACTTGTGTAAGGATCTCTAAACACCCTACTTGTGAGGTTAAGCAGAGCATTATTATCAAATACTATCGAGGCGTCGCTATTTTCTTCCAGCCTTCTGAGGGTCAGTATTGTGTTATAGGGTTGTATGACAACTTCAGATTCATCACTGGGAAACACTGAATAAGTTGTTAGAAACTTCTTGGGATAGCTATCAGATATCGCTTCCAGAAGACTGGATCCTAAACCAGAGCCAGTCCCTCCGGCCACAGAATGCAGTAATTGGAACCCTTCGAAGTTTTCAGTCGCGTCAATTTCTCTGTCGATCATATTCATAAAAGTCTCTTGATTCGCCAGCCCATAATCATAACCCTTTGACCATGAATTTCCAGCTCCTAGTTCCTCTGGAGAAATCCAGGTATTTCGTGGGTTAAAAACACCTGGGAAAGTGTTTTGAACGTCCTGAATTGCACTTGGCTCCAAGTCAAGCATTAGAGCTCTTGGTGTGTATCTATTACTGTCATTTagtttgaagaatgggTTTGTGTCATCGTCTCTTACTTCCTCATTATTCGTGATTCCCTGACCATCCTTATCGATACCGTGCTCTTTAGCTAGCTGTAACCAGAAATGCTTCCCTATCTGATTCCCACATTGACCCACTTGAATGGTTATAATCTCGCCGGCCATCTGTGTTTCGAGCCTGATTCTTTGTTACGCTTTTAGTGATGATGTTCGTTTTTGGTTGTCAAGAGCATCGCTAACGCGTTGTTTTCAGTTCAACAGAGAACAAAAATTGAGTAAAAATATTGATACAAGGCTCATTGCCCATTAATCTGATGCATCATCTGCTCTCAGAGTCTGCTCTCAGAGTCTGCTTTTACTCACTGTAATATCTATTTATTTCAAACTGCAGGTGTATTCATGATTTATGACTAAATACATATATATGCGTCGATGAATTTCGACCTGGTAAGATGAGTTAATACTTGTGATACTTCTAGTGGCATGCGAACGTAGTTTCTGTCGAAATCTATCGAATCCTTAGACCAGAGGCTGGTGCACCAATCTTCGAGATCAACGCGATTGTGTCAATCTTACCCTTTTCCGACGCATGGTATCTTGCACCAGTCAATGGGTCAAGCACGTTGGCGGTTCCTTTGTAAATTGGCGTGTATGTTGAAGCACATAGATCGAAGTCAGCGTAAGGGTCAAAGTCGATCTCAATGGCATCATATGCTAACGAATCAGCCTTGTCCTTCACTTTACGGGCCTGTTCAGCACGAGGTCCGGAAGGCACTATCTTCAGAAGTTCAGCAGCAAAGAATGACGCCTGGACGTAGTTTTTATGCTTGAAACTCTGTGACATTGCTACTTGAAGAGCATTGCTTCTGTGAATAGGTGACAGCTTAGCCTTGGTAAAATATGCTGCTAACTCTAGGTTGCGTTTTACGTCCTCTGTTGGAAGCGAACGGCGCTTCAACTCGATTGAAAGTCCCAATATGTATTCTTTTGCCTTCTCCAGTGCCTTTCTGGCTGTTTGttcatcttcgtcattGCGTACCACCAGAAGCGTTATCGTGTAGATGGCTTTACGGAAAGAATCGATAGCTAATTCTAGCTTGTTTGCcttgaaaaatctgaaaCCTTCATTCATCAACTCAGTAACTGCATTAACATCGGGAGTATGAGGAAAGATGGCACTTGGgtcctcttcctctgcGTCTTCGCAAATGTAACCAACGATGGCAGGTAGCTCAGAAGGTGTAGAGGCCAAGTATGTTCTacatccttcaaagatgtcGACGAAATTCGATCTTAAAGGCTCGAAGTTGACAATGCCTGCCTGCTTATTTAGTGCTTGAGCAGCTGCATCAAATGCACCTGCGGCCACTAGTACACCGGGCAGCTTAGAGTTTTTGATCCATGTGCTAACCATGTTTCCGTCAACTTGTGCTCCTTCTTCGgttgattcttcttccttacCGTGTTCTTCCTCTCCTAtgtcaagttcttcttctcctaGATCCCAGGCGCCGTCTTCACCTCCAAGAGCCTCGTCGTCAAACAGGTCCCCTTCAGTTGCTGATTTAGATTCCTCCTCGGTAGGTTCCAACTCTTCGGGTTCCTCTACAGACAGCTCATCCATACGGTTAGCCAAAGCTTTCTCGAAGTAGGATGGCTCTGCTTTTTTTAGCGGCCATTTCTTGATAGGTTCGTTCAAAACAGGAACCTTAGCAAATCCTTGAGTGCTGCTGTTGTCGGGCAAaacaacatcttcttcgctaATTTCGGCCTGCTCCAAGAAACTGGCGGCAGCGGCTTTGTCGCCTCTAGCTTTCGAGATAGCATAAGCCAATGGCAAAGAACCAAGCTGAGAAAAAACATTAGCTCTTAGAGATGCAGAGTCGCTAAAGAATGTGTTAGCGACCAAACTTGCATAGTCTCCACGATTTTCAGCAATAGCCTGCATCTTTGACAGCTTCACATGATCACCCGTAATCAAGTATAGGAATGATAACTTGTCAAAGGATTTTTGAGTCTGGTAGATCATTTCTACCAATGAAGTATCACCTTGCATCAAAGCCTCTTTACTCAACTTGTCCCAAACAGCATTGTTGTTCAGCTTCTTGGCCTCTTCAAGGGCAACATCGAGATTACCATACTCTAATGCCAGATCAAATCTTGTTTGAGGATCCTGTACAAACTGCAAAGCAATCTCAGGGAATCCAGACTTTTGCAAATAAGAAATGATGTTTTGACCAACCAAATTGGAGTTTTTGATAATACGCAAAACCTCTGGGAAATTCTTATTTGCTagagctttcttgaaacGGTATTCCGTTGGATCGATAGTCAAAATTTTAACTTCACCGTAACGATCTAGCGCGTAAATAAGTTTGCCTTGAACTTTGTTGATGTACAAAGTGTTTTCGAGTGTCTTGATGATACCTCTTTCACCATTCAATAAACTGTATCTGATATGGTTTAATGTGGAATATATTAAGACACCAGTCTCATCCCAACAAGCACTTTTGATCCTTATAGTATCGTGCATAGAATTAATCAATTCGAGCCTCTTTGTAACCGTGGTAATTGTGTGTTTGCTCATTAAAGCAGCGTATTGCCCGTCTAGTGACCACGAGACGTACTTGACGTTCTTTAAAGCAATCTCTGCAAGTTTTTTACCTTGCTGGACATCAAGCAACACAACTCTCTTTGGTTGCAAGAGCAGTACGCAACCAGGTCCACTGTTTACAACATCATTAACCGGACCTTCAATCTTAACCGTTTTGGTGACCTTATTATCAAGGGTACGGACTTCCAAAGACTCAGTAGATTTGCTGTAGACGACGAATCTGTTACGAGCGACGAATAAAGCGAAACTACCTGCATCTTCGAGAACTCCGCTTGGCTCGACAGCACCGGTTGGCTTCTTTGGTAAGAGAACTAGTGCAAACCTATCATTTCCCTCATTGACCAATATGGAGTGTTGTGAAGGGTTGTATGAAATActcttgaaagagttcCAGGCTTGACCAAGGTGTTTCAATGACACAAAAGGCAAGGATGAGACCTTGTTATTGTAGTCAAAAGCTTGCACTTGTTTCTCCTTGTTGACAAAAATCAATTCGTTCTGATGGGTAACACTGCAAGGTCTTTCACGATCCAATTTAAAAACCATGATACCGGAGTCATGAGCTGCACCGAAAAGATTGATATGAGGGTGAGCAGCAATGAGCCAAAATCtatcattttctcttttgaacTGTTTAACCGGTGTTCTCTTATCAAGATCCCATACTCGTAAAGTCTTATCCTCACCGACAGAGATAATCAGGTTTTGATGAGGATGGAAAATGACGCTGTCGACATTGTTTGTGTGGCCTCTACAAGTATCAACTTCCCATGCCTTAGTAGAACTCATTCTCCATAACTTAACTTGACGATCGTCACCACCAGAAACAATCAGTGGTAAAGTAGGATGGAAAGAAGCCCAATTCACACCCCTAGTGTGACCTTCCAAGATAAATTTAACGACACAATCACCAAAACCAGCATCTAGTAAATTCTGCTGCGAAGCCATTTGATCTTCGAAACTCGATGCACCTGGTGCGGAGTGTCTCTTTCTTAAGCCTGCAATATCCCAAACTCTGATAGTCTCATCAAGCGATGCGGAAACCACAAGATCCTCTGTAGGGTGGAATTGAGCGCACATGACAAAATGGTTGTGGCCAGTTAGACAAGCCAATTCCTTACGGTTTTGCCAATTCCAGATTCTAATAGTTTGATCATCAGATGCAGAGATAATCCAAGGCAACTCACGATGGAAGAAAACAGTTCTGACATAGTCCAAATGGCCATTTAGAGTGTATAGACATTTGTTAGTTTCTAAGGACCATACCTTGATGGAGTAATCGTCACCAGCTGACACAAATATCGGCTGAGTAGGATGGAAATCGATACCTCTGACTGGACCTTCgtgatcttcaaatctgtGTAGCAAAGTACCCATTCTGTAATCCCACAATTGTATGGTAGAAGAGAACAAAGCCACCAGAACCCATGGCCTAGAGGGATGAAATGCAATCCCCTTGGCTCTGGTCGACTTTGACTCGAACTTTGTAagcatcttcatcttgccGATCTAACCACTATGATAAACAAGCCGACGGTGTCCAAGTTTGCACCTTATTCGCACGATTGTAGCGATTAAAATGGCTTATACCAATAGAAGAACCGGAAAGCGAGTCAATTGACCTGTTTAAAATCTGTAACAGCTTTCTATTAACCCCAATTTACTGGTAAACAGTGGCCACTTGAGTGGGAATTATAGGCGTTTCGTATTACTCTCGCAACCTCAGGCTGTCCTCTTCAGGAATAAATCACTGACCACGTTTTACCCGACTTCAATCTTAAGAATAGAAAAAATGGATAGAATGTTAAAGCAGGTAATACCTAATACACTATTTAATATGCACAAATGAATTAATGATGGATTTGTGGAACCGTAGGAGTTTTTGCTAGTCTTAATTTTCAGCTATCTGTTCGTNNNNNNNNNNNNNNNNNNNN
The window above is part of the Torulaspora delbrueckii CBS 1146 chromosome 3, complete genome genome. Proteins encoded here:
- the LDB17 gene encoding Ldb17p (similar to Saccharomyces cerevisiae LDB17 (YDL146W); ancestral locus Anc_7.324); this encodes MILDPSAPHPEKHDELEVREFWNSMEKIVTQHAESGNDEQVNSQLVGYIKTACDSYMKFINSDRDLCHMAVILTESTAFKEHREFCLSKLLSLLNIDLLEMNMKFIIAYVLLWESKNNLNWLETMLEYQGFNVFYNTLYTQFAYLNKYGEDKNIGQERITNPDLAELTDIEYKIVDEMKQISTVLMDLLFQVLKYCKCSVKNIQLVDDFFVYFLMTSIRSDTMTDIFNNAQFKLLLALNEQYMILNKEYEFENKVFQYLTSDSVHTRFTELLLLKFNRVQDKSLQVMMCKIIYLILTAEDGSVAMNFFYLNDLHVFVDVLLRELENIPENEETLRNYFLRILIPLLKNTELSKTHYRKDDLIKTLSYLSSVENFCGSAKVTKEHETTAKLANKLLTKVDWLGCVRAETDTSGSDTSRKSSVSTLGITPTTTLQSYVDRKPGFYKSPEPRHSAESLGKRKSRPPPPLPPSRKIGLCRTVSHSAPASPAK
- the TUB4 gene encoding gamma-tubulin (similar to Saccharomyces cerevisiae TUB4 (YLR212C); ancestral locus Anc_7.323) — translated: MAGEIITIQVGQCGNQIGKHFWLQLAKEHGIDKDGQGITNNEEVRDDDTNPFFKLNDSNRYTPRALMLDLEPSAIQDVQNTFPGVFNPRNTWISPEELGAGNSWSKGYDYGLANQETFMNMIDREIDATENFEGFQLLHSVAGGTGSGLGSSLLEAISDSYPKKFLTTYSVFPSDESEVVIQPYNTILTLRRLEENSDASIVFDNNALLNLTSRVFRDPYTSYLHTNQLISATMSAITNPIRFPSYMYNSLPSIFSTLVPTPELHFLVPAFTPFTSDYVSGGKEPKNNTAYDVLLDLIDGSSSLVSNTIDNPTYYNVLCSLVGAVEQNDVLRAIIKAQQRLQFAPWSFSSVHVNVGRRSPYLSAQTHHNHINGLMLANTSAITSLFTKTCKTFDKIFSKGAFLNTFRDGKMFQNGWDEFAESRQVVQDLTEEYLAAEQETYLDGVLLEEENMVGRHDGRLDADGDDNIV
- the COP1 gene encoding coatomer subunit alpha (similar to Saccharomyces cerevisiae COP1 (YDL145C); ancestral locus Anc_7.322); this encodes MKMLTKFESKSTRAKGIAFHPSRPWVLVALFSSTIQLWDYRMGTLLHRFEDHEGPVRGIDFHPTQPIFVSAGDDYSIKVWSLETNKCLYTLNGHLDYVRTVFFHRELPWIISASDDQTIRIWNWQNRKELACLTGHNHFVMCAQFHPTEDLVVSASLDETIRVWDIAGLRKRHSAPGASSFEDQMASQQNLLDAGFGDCVVKFILEGHTRGVNWASFHPTLPLIVSGGDDRQVKLWRMSSTKAWEVDTCRGHTNNVDSVIFHPHQNLIISVGEDKTLRVWDLDKRTPVKQFKRENDRFWLIAAHPHINLFGAAHDSGIMVFKLDRERPCSVTHQNELIFVNKEKQVQAFDYNNKVSSLPFVSLKHLGQAWNSFKSISYNPSQHSILVNEGNDRFALVLLPKKPTGAVEPSGVLEDAGSFALFVARNRFVVYSKSTESLEVRTLDNKVTKTVKIEGPVNDVVNSGPGCVLLLQPKRVVLLDVQQGKKLAEIALKNVKYVSWSLDGQYAALMSKHTITTVTKRLELINSMHDTIRIKSACWDETGVLIYSTLNHIRYSLLNGERGIIKTLENTLYINKVQGKLIYALDRYGEVKILTIDPTEYRFKKALANKNFPEVLRIIKNSNLVGQNIISYLQKSGFPEIALQFVQDPQTRFDLALEYGNLDVALEEAKKLNNNAVWDKLSKEALMQGDTSLVEMIYQTQKSFDKLSFLYLITGDHVKLSKMQAIAENRGDYASLVANTFFSDSASLRANVFSQLGSLPLAYAISKARGDKAAAASFLEQAEISEEDVVLPDNSSTQGFAKVPVLNEPIKKWPLKKAEPSYFEKALANRMDELSVEEPEELEPTEEESKSATEGDLFDDEALGGEDGAWDLGEEELDIGEEEHGKEEESTEEGAQVDGNMVSTWIKNSKLPGVLVAAGAFDAAAQALNKQAGIVNFEPLRSNFVDIFEGCRTYLASTPSELPAIVGYICEDAEEEDPSAIFPHTPDVNAVTELMNEGFRFFKANKLELAIDSFRKAIYTITLLVVRNDEDEQTARKALEKAKEYILGLSIELKRRSLPTEDVKRNLELAAYFTKAKLSPIHRSNALQVAMSQSFKHKNYVQASFFAAELLKIVPSGPRAEQARKVKDKADSLAYDAIEIDFDPYADFDLCASTYTPIYKGTANVLDPLTGARYHASEKGKIDTIALISKIGAPASGLRIR